The genomic DNA AAAAACAAAAAGCAATGATGAGCTATTAAATAGTATGAACGATTAGGATTTAGCTTGAAAGCCTTAGCACTCAAATATCGCCCAAAAAGCTTTGATGAGCTTATCGGTCAAGATATCGTAGCTAGTAGTTTATCTCACGCACTAAACTCAGGCAGACTCGGTCATGCTTACCTTTTTTCTGGGCTTAGAGGAAGTGGCAAGACAAGCAGTGCTAGGATATTTGCTAAGGCGTTGCTGTGTGAAGCTGGAGTGAGTGCTCATCCATGTGAGACTTGCGAAAACTGCAAAATGGCAAACGAAGGTCGCCATATGGATATCATCGAAATGGACGCCGCAAGCCACCGCAAAATCGACGATATAAGAGAGCTTATAGAACACACCAAATACTCTCCATCAAGTGCTAGATTTAAGATATTTATCATAGATGAAGTTCATATGCTTACTCGTGAAGCATTTAACGCTCTTCTAAAAACCCTCGAAGAGCCACCAGAATATGTCAAATTTATCCTTGCGACAACTGATCCGCTCAAGCTTCCAGCGACCATACTTTCAAGGACACAGCACTTTAGATTTAAGCCTATAAGCAAAAATGACATTGTCAAGCACCTTGAGTTTATTATGAATAAAGAGGGTATTCCTTTTGAGCCAAAAGCACTTGAAATCCTTTCAAGAAGTGGTTCTGGAAGCCTTAGAGATACTCTGACTTTGCTTGATCAAGCCATCATATTCTCACGTGAGTCAGTCACCCAAAAAGCAGTCACTGATATGCTTGGCCTCCTTGATCCAGACCAGATAGAAAAAATCATAAATGTCATATCTTCAAGAGATAAAAACGAGCTTTTAGCACTTTTAAGAGAGCTTAGTGGTAGCGACGCAGAGCTCATCATAGACGAGCTTATAATAAATTTGAAAGATAAATTTATCAACCAAAATTCAGAGTTTAGTTTGCTTGTTTTTGAGAGATTTTTTAGAGTTTTATCAGAAGCAAAAAGTATGCTAAGTCTTGGCAGTGACCCTGAATTTACCCTTTATGTAGCGTTATTTATGATGCTTGAAGCATTTAATCTAACAGATATAAACGACGCTATCAATGAAAATTTAGCTCCAAAAACGACTTCTATAAGCAGCGTTTTAACACCAAAACCAGCCCAAATAATACCTCAAAAACCAGCCCAAAAATCTCCTTATGAGATGTTTGTAGCTGGGATTTATGATAGAGATTATGAGCTTGGAAAGTGCTTTGATGAGTGCATAGAGTTTGTGGAATACAAAGATGGTACACTTGTTTTAAGCTCAAGTGCAAGCGGGCAAAATCAAGAGATCTTGAGAAAATCATCTAAGATAATCATGGAAATTCTCAAAAAATCATTTAGTCAAACCGCCAAAATCCAAATCAAAAAAGCTGATGATACCCCAAAGACAAATGAAGAAAAAGTAAACGACGCTATGCAAAAGCTTTTGGCAACGTCTACAAATTTAGAAGTAAATAAAAAAGATATAGAACCTGCAAATTTAGAAGTAAGCAGCGAAGAAATAAAGCCAGTAAATTTAGAAGCAAATTTGCAAAATACACCAGCAAAAGAACCAGCTAAAATCAGCTTAGATAATATCAAAAACGATGAAAGCTCCAATATAAAATCAAATATAAAAGAGCTTTCAAGACTATTTGGCGAACCTGAAATTATAAGAAATAGCGATAATTAATCGCTATTTTGTTTCTAAATCCCACGCTAAGACTGTGTTGCCCTCACTGTCGCTTACTGCGTCGCCCATACCCATTATATTGTATCCAGCGTCCACGTAATGCACCTCTCCAGTCACGCCGCTAGCAAGGTCGCTTAGCAGATACATTCCACTTTTGCCCACATCTTCGGTGCCTACATTTCTTTTTAGCGGTGCGTTGCACTCATTCCATTTCAAAATCATTCTAAAATCACCGATTCCACTAGCAGCTAAAGTCTTGATAGGTCCTGCGCTTATGGCATTTACACGGATATTTTGCTTGCCAAGGTCGTGAGCTAGGTAGCGAACACTACTTTCAAGAGCGGCTTTGGCTACGCCCATTACGTTGTAATGTGGAACAAATTTTGGCCCACCAAGATAAGTTAGAGTAAGAATAGAGCCACCATCTTTTAACACTGGTAAAACCGCCCTTGTAAGGCTAATAAGTGAAAACACGCTAGTTCCCATCGCGATATCAAAAGCCTCTTTTGTAGTGTTGATAAACTCACCCTCAAGTGCTTCTTTTGGTGCGTAAGCCACAGCATGCACGACGAAATCTA from Campylobacter iguaniorum includes the following:
- a CDS encoding DNA polymerase III subunit gamma/tau gives rise to the protein MKALALKYRPKSFDELIGQDIVASSLSHALNSGRLGHAYLFSGLRGSGKTSSARIFAKALLCEAGVSAHPCETCENCKMANEGRHMDIIEMDAASHRKIDDIRELIEHTKYSPSSARFKIFIIDEVHMLTREAFNALLKTLEEPPEYVKFILATTDPLKLPATILSRTQHFRFKPISKNDIVKHLEFIMNKEGIPFEPKALEILSRSGSGSLRDTLTLLDQAIIFSRESVTQKAVTDMLGLLDPDQIEKIINVISSRDKNELLALLRELSGSDAELIIDELIINLKDKFINQNSEFSLLVFERFFRVLSEAKSMLSLGSDPEFTLYVALFMMLEAFNLTDINDAINENLAPKTTSISSVLTPKPAQIIPQKPAQKSPYEMFVAGIYDRDYELGKCFDECIEFVEYKDGTLVLSSSASGQNQEILRKSSKIIMEILKKSFSQTAKIQIKKADDTPKTNEEKVNDAMQKLLATSTNLEVNKKDIEPANLEVSSEEIKPVNLEANLQNTPAKEPAKISLDNIKNDESSNIKSNIKELSRLFGEPEIIRNSDN
- the fabI gene encoding enoyl-ACP reductase FabI: MIMNGKKGLIVGVANKMSIAYGIAKACKDQGAQLAFTFLNDAIKKRVEPIASELGSELIYELDVNNKEHLDSLADKIKADFGEIDFVVHAVAYAPKEALEGEFINTTKEAFDIAMGTSVFSLISLTRAVLPVLKDGGSILTLTYLGGPKFVPHYNVMGVAKAALESSVRYLAHDLGKQNIRVNAISAGPIKTLAASGIGDFRMILKWNECNAPLKRNVGTEDVGKSGMYLLSDLASGVTGEVHYVDAGYNIMGMGDAVSDSEGNTVLAWDLETK